ATATGTAAGCTTCTTTTGGATAATGACACTGCTCAAGAGCCATGAGATTTCGAAAAAGGTCTTCAGTTTTGTTATCTACCACAAAGTGTGGGATTAGCAAGCGAGTTTGCATACTCTCcaggaaaggaatttttttcaagCATGGTAAGCAATGCAAGAGCCATGAACAATTGAAACACGGAAATATTTCCAACAATTTATTACCTTTCTGGATTTCTACGTGAAGTAAGtgtctatttttttcttctccttccctaTTTCGGAATATAAATCCTGCCATTTCTCCTTTCCTATTTTGGAATATCAATCCTGCCATATCCAGCTTTGTTGCACTATGTCGATGTACAATAGGATTTCCAGGTTTTTGGTTAGGTGGGAGGAAGAAATTTCTCTGCAAATCAGTGAAATGTTTTACTACCTTCTCAAAGCGTATCTCCTTGCTAGAAAAGAAGTAATTACAGGCAAGTTCAAGAAAAGTAGGATTGCTTGTATAATGTTGATATAACTTgtcaagaataaaaaatggaagCTGATTCTCAAGTAATATCAAGTCTTGCATTATGCCATCCTTTAGCCATGATTTGCTtaatatgtaatcattttcatcttcttctctatAACTCCTCATGAAGAGCTCAATGATAAAGATAGAATCCAGTAGAACCATTTTCACGAAATTTTCATTTTCGATGCATTGAGAAATCTCTGGTGCGTAACAGTTGCAGAtcttatctttgtttttttcaatgATGCATGCAAACTCCTTCTGGCCTTTACAAGTCCGAGAAAAGAACGCCTTGAAATAACGTTCTTTTACCATTTGCATGTCCTTATATTCGCCGTTGTTGTGATGAACAGGGCCTATTGAAATTAGCT
This genomic stretch from Quercus robur chromosome 4, dhQueRobu3.1, whole genome shotgun sequence harbors:
- the LOC126723182 gene encoding putative UPF0481 protein At3g02645 translates to MATGATDTSQEKVLQCEDTIIDVTDVRDPKWAPECCIYKVPKRLSKVKEQPYTPKLISIGPVHHNNGEYKDMQMVKERYFKAFFSRTCKGQKEFACIIEKNKDKICNCYAPEISQCIENENFVKMVLLDSIFIIELFMRSYREEDENDYILSKSWLKDGIMQDLILLENQLPFFILDKLYQHYTSNPTFLELACNYFFSSKEIRFEKVVKHFTDLQRNFFLPPNQKPGNPIVHRHSATKLDMAGLIFQNRKGEMAGFIFRNREGEEKNRHLLHVEIQKGNKLLEIFPCFNCSWLLHCLPCLKKIPFLESMQTRLLIPHFVVDNKTEDLFRNLMALEQCHYPKEAYICNYILLLDFLINSKDDVELLVEEGIIVNSLGSNKAVADMVNKLGQEIVEEKSYYHDVAEDLNKYYRNWWNKNMESLKTVYFRDILRGTVTVVGVIVLLVTVMNFLRPFVFRHI